A single window of Channa argus isolate prfri chromosome 2, Channa argus male v1.0, whole genome shotgun sequence DNA harbors:
- the chrna5 gene encoding neuronal acetylcholine receptor subunit alpha-5 isoform X1, protein MMLRVGGANTYLALLLLPPLLSCCHLCHSLRIPKLSSYAKAEDKLFKYLFDNYQKWVRPVEYLNQTIQVKFGLAISQLVDVDEKNQLMTTNVWMKQEWSDMKLRWDPDDYLGITTIRVPSDRIWLPDIVLYDNSDGHFEGTVTKAVVKYDGTILWTPPANYKSACTIDVTFFPFDLQNCSMKFGSWTYDGSQVDIILQDFHVDKQDYFDNGEWEIVKATGSCGVRTDDSSSYPTITYFFIIRRLPLFYTLFLIIPCIGLSFLTILVFYLPSNGGEKISLCTSVLVSLTVFLLVIEEIIPSSSKAIPLIGEYLVFTMIFVTLSIIITVFAINIHHRSSSTHHSMVPWVRKIFLHRLPKLLCMRSHVDRYATAAVAGAGGAVGFGKAKDSAPEVPPLLYTRHNLQAALESIRYITMHVVKENEVREVVQDWKFVAQVLDRVFLWAFLLVSILGSALLFIPVIYKWASIIVPNFAGSTL, encoded by the exons ATGATGCTGAGAGTAGGAGGGGCAAACACCTATcttgcactgctgctgctgccaccttTGCTGTCCTGCTGCCACCTCTGCCACTCGCTGC GGATTCCAAAACTCTCCTCCTATGCAAAAGCAGAGGACAAACTATTCAAATACCTCTTTGATAACTACCAGAAATGGGTTCGTCCAGTGGAGTACCTAAACCAGACGATCCAAGTGAAGTTTGGACTGGCCATTTCCCAGCTAGTGGATGTG gatgaaaaaaatcaactaaTGACAACAAATGTGTGGATGAAACAG gAGTGGTCTGACATGAAACTCAGATGGGACCCTGATGACTATCTGGGTATCACAACAATCCGAGTCCCCTCTGACAGGATCTGGCTGCCTGACATTGTGCTGTATGATAA TTCAGATGGACATTTTGAGGGGACTGTCACTAAAGCTGTGGTTAAATATGATGGAACCATATTATGGACACCACCTGCCAATTACAAGTCAGCCTGCACAATTGATGTCACCTTTTTCCCGTTTGACCTACAGAACTGTTCGATGAAATTTGGCTCCTGGACATACGATGGATCCCAG GTAGATATCATTCTGCAGGACTTCCATGTGGACAAGCAAGACTATTTTGACAATGGTGAATGGGAGATAGTGAAAGCCACAGGCAGCTGTGGTGTGAGGACAGATGACAGTTCTTCCTACCCCACCATCACCTACTTCTTCATTATCCGAAGGTTGCCCCTTTTCTACACCCTGTTCCTCATCATCCCCTGCATTGGCCTGTCCTTCCTCACCATTCTTGTCTTCTATCTTCCCTCCAATGGTGGCGAGAAGATCTCTCTCTGCACCTCGGTGCTAGTGTCGCTCACCGTCTTCCTCCTGGTCATTGAGGAGATCATCCCCTCCTCTTCAAAGGCTATCCCTCTCATTGGGGAGTACCTAGTCTTCACCATGATTTTTGTCACACTCTCCATCATCATCACCGTTTTTGCCATTAACATCCACCATCGCTCTTCCTCTACACATCACAGCATGGTACCCTGGGTGAGGAAGATTTTCCTGCATCGACTCCCAAAGCTGTTGTGCATGCGCAGCCATGTGGACCGTTATGCTACAGCAGCAGTGGCCGGAGCAGGGGGAGCAGTAGGGTTTGGTAAGGCGAAGGATTCAGCACCTGAGGTCCCCCCTCTACTTTACACCAGGCATAACCTTCAAGCAGCTTTGGAGTCTATTCGGTACATAACCATGCACGTGGTTAAAGAAAATGAGGTGAGAGAG GTGGTACAAGACTGGAAGTTTGTGGCCCAGGTTCTGGATCGAGTGTTTCTCTGGGCCTTTCTCCTGGTGTCCATCCTGGGCTCCGCTCTACTCTTCATCCCTGTTATTTACAAATGGGCTAGCATCATTGTCCCAAACTTTGCTGGAAGTACCCTTTAA
- the LOC137113593 gene encoding uncharacterized protein isoform X3 encodes MSTIAVLLCALMMQVTSQTNVNVSDISPARILAQQKTVSENSDLHLTCSTFGFKKVQMVYVYLCKEGVGTSVLMQKHDQNDTVFIIPRVGRHHSGNYSCVYSKTKYSAIEVAKTGHNTIQILVIANFLPGDISFAGPSTVSEGDNVEFRCTLSETLQTLGECHLIQSYLRNNKSILQVQAFNVTRMEATFTIESAVMRDSGHYSCVLLPSKCIENHDTIPYGNNAVFIEVRVSLFVRVIISCGVIGLMLLLGACLWLIRNKQDQSVVYNSCAASQQPSANVFEEPQEQTEGVDLESLDRESLNSEEEEWNENDSPYYDDCEEQGVYSMVDDPPARPGSRFVYAKSFKHKSNWSPDFPVG; translated from the exons ATGAGTACAATCGCCGTCCTGCTGT GTGCTCTCATGATGCAGGTCACAAGCCAAACTAATG TGAATGTTTCAGACATTTCACCTGCAAGGATCCTTGCCCAGCAGAAAACTGTAAGCGAGAACAGTGACCTTCATTTAACCTGCAGCACGTTTGGGTTCAAGAAAGTCCAAATGGTTTATGTTTATCTATGTAAGGAAGGAGTTGGAACCAGTGTACTGATGCAAAAACATGATCAAAATGACACAGTCTTCATCATACCCCGAGTCGGTCGTCATCACAGTGGGAATTACAGCTGTGTTTACTCCAAAACAAAGTATTCGGCCATCGAAGTGGCTAAAACAGGACACAACACCATCCAGATTCTGGTTATAG CCAATTTTCTCCCTGGGgatatttcatttgctgggccATCAACAGTCAGCGAGGGAGACAATGTGGAATTCAGATGCACTTTGTCTGAGACCCTGCAAACACTTGGTGAATGCCATCTTATCCAGTCTTACTTGAGGAATAACAAGTCCATACTCCAAGTCCAAGCGTTTAATGTCACACGAATGGAAGCAACTTTTACCATCGAAAGTGCTGTCATGAGGGATTCAGGTCATTACAGCTGTGTGCTGCTGCCATCGAAATGCATCGAAAACCATGATACAATACCTTATGGAAATAATGCAGTTTTCATCGAGGTTAGAG tgagTTTGTTTGTTCGGGTGATTATTTCTTGTGGAGTGATAGGCCTGATGTTGTTACTGGGTGCGTGTCTGTGGTTGATCAGAAACAAACAAG aCCAATCAGTTGTGTACAATTCATG TGCAGCAAGTCAGCAGCCGAGTGCAAATGTGTTTGAGGAGCCACAGGAGCAGACAGAGGGAGTGGATCTGGAATCACTAGACA GAGAATCTTTGAACTCAGAGGAAGAAGAATG GAATGAAAATGACTCCCCCTACTATGACGATTGTGAGGAACAGGGAGTGTACAGCATGGTAG ATGATCCACCTGCAAGGCCAGGTTCAAGGTTTGTTTATGCCAAATCCTTCAAACACAAGTCTAACTGGTCACCTGATTTTCCAGTAGGTTAA
- the chrna5 gene encoding neuronal acetylcholine receptor subunit alpha-5 isoform X2, producing the protein MMLRVGGANTYLALLLLPPLLSCCHLCHSLRIPKLSSYAKAEDKLFKYLFDNYQKWVRPVEYLNQTIQVKFGLAISQLVDVDEKNQLMTTNVWMKQEWSDMKLRWDPDDYLGITTIRVPSDRIWLPDIVLYDNSDGHFEGTVTKAVVKYDGTILWTPPANYKSACTIDVTFFPFDLQNCSMKFGSWTYDGSQVDIILQDFHVDKQDYFDNGEWEIVKATGSCGVRTDDSSSYPTITYFFIIRRLPLFYTLFLIIPCIGLSFLTILVFYLPSNGGEKISLCTSVLVSLTVFLLVIEEIIPSSSKAIPLIGEYLVFTMIFVTLSIIITVFAINIHHRSSSTHHSMVPWVRKIFLHRLPKLLCMRSHVDRYATAAVAGAGGAVGFGKAKDSAPEVPPLLYTRHNLQAALESIRYITMHVVKENEVVQDWKFVAQVLDRVFLWAFLLVSILGSALLFIPVIYKWASIIVPNFAGSTL; encoded by the exons ATGATGCTGAGAGTAGGAGGGGCAAACACCTATcttgcactgctgctgctgccaccttTGCTGTCCTGCTGCCACCTCTGCCACTCGCTGC GGATTCCAAAACTCTCCTCCTATGCAAAAGCAGAGGACAAACTATTCAAATACCTCTTTGATAACTACCAGAAATGGGTTCGTCCAGTGGAGTACCTAAACCAGACGATCCAAGTGAAGTTTGGACTGGCCATTTCCCAGCTAGTGGATGTG gatgaaaaaaatcaactaaTGACAACAAATGTGTGGATGAAACAG gAGTGGTCTGACATGAAACTCAGATGGGACCCTGATGACTATCTGGGTATCACAACAATCCGAGTCCCCTCTGACAGGATCTGGCTGCCTGACATTGTGCTGTATGATAA TTCAGATGGACATTTTGAGGGGACTGTCACTAAAGCTGTGGTTAAATATGATGGAACCATATTATGGACACCACCTGCCAATTACAAGTCAGCCTGCACAATTGATGTCACCTTTTTCCCGTTTGACCTACAGAACTGTTCGATGAAATTTGGCTCCTGGACATACGATGGATCCCAG GTAGATATCATTCTGCAGGACTTCCATGTGGACAAGCAAGACTATTTTGACAATGGTGAATGGGAGATAGTGAAAGCCACAGGCAGCTGTGGTGTGAGGACAGATGACAGTTCTTCCTACCCCACCATCACCTACTTCTTCATTATCCGAAGGTTGCCCCTTTTCTACACCCTGTTCCTCATCATCCCCTGCATTGGCCTGTCCTTCCTCACCATTCTTGTCTTCTATCTTCCCTCCAATGGTGGCGAGAAGATCTCTCTCTGCACCTCGGTGCTAGTGTCGCTCACCGTCTTCCTCCTGGTCATTGAGGAGATCATCCCCTCCTCTTCAAAGGCTATCCCTCTCATTGGGGAGTACCTAGTCTTCACCATGATTTTTGTCACACTCTCCATCATCATCACCGTTTTTGCCATTAACATCCACCATCGCTCTTCCTCTACACATCACAGCATGGTACCCTGGGTGAGGAAGATTTTCCTGCATCGACTCCCAAAGCTGTTGTGCATGCGCAGCCATGTGGACCGTTATGCTACAGCAGCAGTGGCCGGAGCAGGGGGAGCAGTAGGGTTTGGTAAGGCGAAGGATTCAGCACCTGAGGTCCCCCCTCTACTTTACACCAGGCATAACCTTCAAGCAGCTTTGGAGTCTATTCGGTACATAACCATGCACGTGGTTAAAGAAAATGAG GTGGTACAAGACTGGAAGTTTGTGGCCCAGGTTCTGGATCGAGTGTTTCTCTGGGCCTTTCTCCTGGTGTCCATCCTGGGCTCCGCTCTACTCTTCATCCCTGTTATTTACAAATGGGCTAGCATCATTGTCCCAAACTTTGCTGGAAGTACCCTTTAA
- the chrna5 gene encoding neuronal acetylcholine receptor subunit alpha-5 isoform X3: MTTNVWMKQEWSDMKLRWDPDDYLGITTIRVPSDRIWLPDIVLYDNSDGHFEGTVTKAVVKYDGTILWTPPANYKSACTIDVTFFPFDLQNCSMKFGSWTYDGSQVDIILQDFHVDKQDYFDNGEWEIVKATGSCGVRTDDSSSYPTITYFFIIRRLPLFYTLFLIIPCIGLSFLTILVFYLPSNGGEKISLCTSVLVSLTVFLLVIEEIIPSSSKAIPLIGEYLVFTMIFVTLSIIITVFAINIHHRSSSTHHSMVPWVRKIFLHRLPKLLCMRSHVDRYATAAVAGAGGAVGFGKAKDSAPEVPPLLYTRHNLQAALESIRYITMHVVKENEVREVVQDWKFVAQVLDRVFLWAFLLVSILGSALLFIPVIYKWASIIVPNFAGSTL; this comes from the exons aTGACAACAAATGTGTGGATGAAACAG gAGTGGTCTGACATGAAACTCAGATGGGACCCTGATGACTATCTGGGTATCACAACAATCCGAGTCCCCTCTGACAGGATCTGGCTGCCTGACATTGTGCTGTATGATAA TTCAGATGGACATTTTGAGGGGACTGTCACTAAAGCTGTGGTTAAATATGATGGAACCATATTATGGACACCACCTGCCAATTACAAGTCAGCCTGCACAATTGATGTCACCTTTTTCCCGTTTGACCTACAGAACTGTTCGATGAAATTTGGCTCCTGGACATACGATGGATCCCAG GTAGATATCATTCTGCAGGACTTCCATGTGGACAAGCAAGACTATTTTGACAATGGTGAATGGGAGATAGTGAAAGCCACAGGCAGCTGTGGTGTGAGGACAGATGACAGTTCTTCCTACCCCACCATCACCTACTTCTTCATTATCCGAAGGTTGCCCCTTTTCTACACCCTGTTCCTCATCATCCCCTGCATTGGCCTGTCCTTCCTCACCATTCTTGTCTTCTATCTTCCCTCCAATGGTGGCGAGAAGATCTCTCTCTGCACCTCGGTGCTAGTGTCGCTCACCGTCTTCCTCCTGGTCATTGAGGAGATCATCCCCTCCTCTTCAAAGGCTATCCCTCTCATTGGGGAGTACCTAGTCTTCACCATGATTTTTGTCACACTCTCCATCATCATCACCGTTTTTGCCATTAACATCCACCATCGCTCTTCCTCTACACATCACAGCATGGTACCCTGGGTGAGGAAGATTTTCCTGCATCGACTCCCAAAGCTGTTGTGCATGCGCAGCCATGTGGACCGTTATGCTACAGCAGCAGTGGCCGGAGCAGGGGGAGCAGTAGGGTTTGGTAAGGCGAAGGATTCAGCACCTGAGGTCCCCCCTCTACTTTACACCAGGCATAACCTTCAAGCAGCTTTGGAGTCTATTCGGTACATAACCATGCACGTGGTTAAAGAAAATGAGGTGAGAGAG GTGGTACAAGACTGGAAGTTTGTGGCCCAGGTTCTGGATCGAGTGTTTCTCTGGGCCTTTCTCCTGGTGTCCATCCTGGGCTCCGCTCTACTCTTCATCCCTGTTATTTACAAATGGGCTAGCATCATTGTCCCAAACTTTGCTGGAAGTACCCTTTAA
- the LOC137113593 gene encoding uncharacterized protein isoform X1, which produces MSTIAVLLCALMMQVTSQTNVNVSDISPARILAQQKTVSENSDLHLTCSTFGFKKVQMVYVYLCKEGVGTSVLMQKHDQNDTVFIIPRVGRHHSGNYSCVYSKTKYSAIEVAKTGHNTIQILVIANFLPGDISFAGPSTVSEGDNVEFRCTLSETLQTLGECHLIQSYLRNNKSILQVQAFNVTRMEATFTIESAVMRDSGHYSCVLLPSKCIENHDTIPYGNNAVFIEVRVSLFVRVIISCGVIGLMLLLGACLWLIRNKQGQMIDQSVVYNSCAASQQPSANVFEEPQEQTEGVDLESLDRESLNSEEEEWNENDSPYYDDCEEQGVYSMVDDPPARPGSRFVYAKSFKHKSNWSPDFPVG; this is translated from the exons ATGAGTACAATCGCCGTCCTGCTGT GTGCTCTCATGATGCAGGTCACAAGCCAAACTAATG TGAATGTTTCAGACATTTCACCTGCAAGGATCCTTGCCCAGCAGAAAACTGTAAGCGAGAACAGTGACCTTCATTTAACCTGCAGCACGTTTGGGTTCAAGAAAGTCCAAATGGTTTATGTTTATCTATGTAAGGAAGGAGTTGGAACCAGTGTACTGATGCAAAAACATGATCAAAATGACACAGTCTTCATCATACCCCGAGTCGGTCGTCATCACAGTGGGAATTACAGCTGTGTTTACTCCAAAACAAAGTATTCGGCCATCGAAGTGGCTAAAACAGGACACAACACCATCCAGATTCTGGTTATAG CCAATTTTCTCCCTGGGgatatttcatttgctgggccATCAACAGTCAGCGAGGGAGACAATGTGGAATTCAGATGCACTTTGTCTGAGACCCTGCAAACACTTGGTGAATGCCATCTTATCCAGTCTTACTTGAGGAATAACAAGTCCATACTCCAAGTCCAAGCGTTTAATGTCACACGAATGGAAGCAACTTTTACCATCGAAAGTGCTGTCATGAGGGATTCAGGTCATTACAGCTGTGTGCTGCTGCCATCGAAATGCATCGAAAACCATGATACAATACCTTATGGAAATAATGCAGTTTTCATCGAGGTTAGAG tgagTTTGTTTGTTCGGGTGATTATTTCTTGTGGAGTGATAGGCCTGATGTTGTTACTGGGTGCGTGTCTGTGGTTGATCAGAAACAAACAAGGTCAGATGATTG aCCAATCAGTTGTGTACAATTCATG TGCAGCAAGTCAGCAGCCGAGTGCAAATGTGTTTGAGGAGCCACAGGAGCAGACAGAGGGAGTGGATCTGGAATCACTAGACA GAGAATCTTTGAACTCAGAGGAAGAAGAATG GAATGAAAATGACTCCCCCTACTATGACGATTGTGAGGAACAGGGAGTGTACAGCATGGTAG ATGATCCACCTGCAAGGCCAGGTTCAAGGTTTGTTTATGCCAAATCCTTCAAACACAAGTCTAACTGGTCACCTGATTTTCCAGTAGGTTAA
- the LOC137113593 gene encoding uncharacterized protein isoform X2, whose protein sequence is MSTIAVLLCALMMQVTSQTNVNVSDISPARILAQQKTVSENSDLHLTCSTFGFKKVQMVYVYLCKEGVGTSVLMQKHDQNDTVFIIPRVGRHHSGNYSCVYSKTKYSAIEVAKTGHNTIQILVIANFLPGDISFAGPSTVSEGDNVEFRCTLSETLQTLGECHLIQSYLRNNKSILQVQAFNVTRMEATFTIESAVMRDSGHYSCVLLPSKCIENHDTIPYGNNAVFIEVRVSLFVRVIISCGVIGLMLLLGACLWLIRNKQGQMIDQSVVYNSCAASQQPSANVFEEPQEQTEGVDLESLDRESLNSEEEEWNENDSPYYDDCEEQGVYSMMIHLQGQVQGLFMPNPSNTSLTGHLIFQ, encoded by the exons ATGAGTACAATCGCCGTCCTGCTGT GTGCTCTCATGATGCAGGTCACAAGCCAAACTAATG TGAATGTTTCAGACATTTCACCTGCAAGGATCCTTGCCCAGCAGAAAACTGTAAGCGAGAACAGTGACCTTCATTTAACCTGCAGCACGTTTGGGTTCAAGAAAGTCCAAATGGTTTATGTTTATCTATGTAAGGAAGGAGTTGGAACCAGTGTACTGATGCAAAAACATGATCAAAATGACACAGTCTTCATCATACCCCGAGTCGGTCGTCATCACAGTGGGAATTACAGCTGTGTTTACTCCAAAACAAAGTATTCGGCCATCGAAGTGGCTAAAACAGGACACAACACCATCCAGATTCTGGTTATAG CCAATTTTCTCCCTGGGgatatttcatttgctgggccATCAACAGTCAGCGAGGGAGACAATGTGGAATTCAGATGCACTTTGTCTGAGACCCTGCAAACACTTGGTGAATGCCATCTTATCCAGTCTTACTTGAGGAATAACAAGTCCATACTCCAAGTCCAAGCGTTTAATGTCACACGAATGGAAGCAACTTTTACCATCGAAAGTGCTGTCATGAGGGATTCAGGTCATTACAGCTGTGTGCTGCTGCCATCGAAATGCATCGAAAACCATGATACAATACCTTATGGAAATAATGCAGTTTTCATCGAGGTTAGAG tgagTTTGTTTGTTCGGGTGATTATTTCTTGTGGAGTGATAGGCCTGATGTTGTTACTGGGTGCGTGTCTGTGGTTGATCAGAAACAAACAAGGTCAGATGATTG aCCAATCAGTTGTGTACAATTCATG TGCAGCAAGTCAGCAGCCGAGTGCAAATGTGTTTGAGGAGCCACAGGAGCAGACAGAGGGAGTGGATCTGGAATCACTAGACA GAGAATCTTTGAACTCAGAGGAAGAAGAATG GAATGAAAATGACTCCCCCTACTATGACGATTGTGAGGAACAGGGAGTGTACAGCATG ATGATCCACCTGCAAGGCCAGGTTCAAGGTTTGTTTATGCCAAATCCTTCAAACACAAGTCTAACTGGTCACCTGATTTTCCAGTAG